From the Malus domestica chromosome 17, GDT2T_hap1 genome, one window contains:
- the LOC108173823 gene encoding zinc finger CCCH domain-containing protein 39-like, whose product MSTPLPTRQFFAQYLESGDNGRQIKHQIPTEEKEIEAQSDIKAQAFKKPRTSEAVSNLNAASGQNKMLPSYYKTQLCRKFQMRCCSSGQRCSFAHGISDLRRTLRDAQGMETEKGNLARRTWNGDHGSSNGVRICRSFFRWGTCSYGDKCRFRHVNPENIRDSSFISISTAGGSAQFDCKKSLELRKLCGYTTLESGSVQANSLTTYTRGNNASNRRMGVATAYKQGQSTHCNLEWNELEKMSRIYADWIEDMPLLHGPPSKVEF is encoded by the exons ATGAGTACTCCATTGCCTACTCGCCAATTTTTTGCTCAATATCTTGAATCCGGTGACAACGGGCGTCAGATAAAACATCAAATTCCTACTGAGGAGAAAGAAATCGAAGCTCAATCTGACATCAAGGCCCAAGCCTTCAAGAAACCCAGAACTTCTGAAGCCGTATCGAACTTGAATGCGGCCTCGGGGCAGAACAAAATGTTGCCTAGCTATTACAAGACCCAACTGTGCCGTAAATTCCAAATGCGTTGTTGCTCTTCTGGGCAGAGATGTTCCTTTGCTCATGGCATCAGTGATCTCCGCAGGACTTTGCGTGATGCGCAAGGAATGGAAACTGAGAAGGGAAACTTGGCCAGGAGGACTTGGAATGGTGATCATGGAAGTTCTAATGGAGTGAGAATATGCAGGTCGTTCTTTAGATGGGGAACATGCAGTTACGGAGACAAATGCCGCTTTCGTCATGTCAATCCTGAAAATATCAGAGATAGTTCGTTCATAAGCATTTCAACTGCTGGTGGTTCTGCTCAATTTGACTGCAAGAAGTCTCTGG AACTAAGGAAGCTTTGTGGCTATACGACACTGGAAAGTGGAAGTGTCCAGGCTAACAGTTTAACTACTTATACGAGGGGCAACAATGCATCAAATCGTAGGATGGGGGTTGCAACTGCTTATAAACAAGGGCAGAGTACGCATTGCAACTTAGAGTGGAACGAACTTGAGAAAATGAGTCGCATCTATGCTGATTGGATTGAAGATATGCCTCTTCTACATGGCCCACCAAGCAAAGTGGAGTTCTAG
- the LOC139193753 gene encoding uncharacterized protein: MSGPSDRRFDLNLVEEAAPPSPDNIWRPSFVSPTGPLTVGDSVMKNDMTAAVVARNLLTPKDNRLLSKRSDELAVKDSLALSVQCAGSVSNMAQRLFARTRQVESLAAEVMSLKQEIRGLKHENKQLHRLAHDYATNMKRKLDQMKETDGQVLLDHQRFVGLFQRHLLPSSSGAVPRNEAPNDQPLMPPPSRVLSSTEAPNDPPPVPSLSGALPTAETSPKQPL, encoded by the coding sequence atgtctggcccctccgaccgtcgttttgacttgaaccttgttgaagaggcagccccgccttctccagacaacatatggcgcccatccttcgtctcccctactggtcctcttaccgttggggattccgtgatgaagaatgatatgaccgctgcggtggtggccaggaaccttctcactcccaaagataacagactactttccaaacggtctgatgagttagctgttaaggattcgctggctctcagtgttcagtgtgcaggttctgtgtctaatatggcacaacgcctatttgctcgaacccgccaagttgaatcattggcggctgaagtgatgagtctcaaacaggagattagagggctcaagcatgagaataaacagttgcaccggctcgcacatgactatgctacaaacatgaagaggaagcttgaccagatgaaggaaactgatggtcaggttttacttgatcatcagagatttgtgggtttgttccaaaggcatttattgccttcgtcttctggggctgtaccgcgtaatgaagctccaaatgatcaacctctgatgcctcctccttctagggttctgtccagtactgaggctccaaatgatccccctccggtgccttctctttctggggctctaccgactgctgagacttctcctaagcaacctttgtga